In the Malania oleifera isolate guangnan ecotype guangnan chromosome 1, ASM2987363v1, whole genome shotgun sequence genome, one interval contains:
- the LOC131150714 gene encoding cyclin-D5-1-like, producing MGFSDAKFSLSSLLCHEDSSSLSEQVAAVDNDPYSLNPCSVSEQGEDEYVEKLIREEPTCLGSRSPSYPDDASSSLGKEWLKCARLDEIEWILKTRTHFGFHFRTAYVSVIYFDRYLSRKPIANGKFWAVRLLSVACLSLAAKMEERTAPALSAYPAESGFGSSAIQRMELQVLNALEWRMASITPFVYIHYFIKKFVDESNLKDLVPTAVDFMMTVIKDINLMDNRALVIAAAAVLATFDTQLSRTAVELKISLIPSWESIEIEHIFSCYKLMRQIEMAKIKSPKSVISPKLLATHSSSAGDNDNSSIITTVGAKRKLTFNNHDNVGYIKSFKNS from the exons ATGGGGTTCTCCGACGCCAAGTTCTCCCTCTCCAGCCTTCTCTGCCACGAAGACTCATCTTCGTTGAGCGAACAGGTCGCCGCCGTCGATAATGATCCATATAGCTTGAACCCCTGCTCTGTTTCCGAGCAGGGGGAAGACGAATATGTCGAGAAGTTGATTCGGGAAGAACCCACTTGTCTTGGGTCGAGAAGCCCATCATACCCCGATGACGCTTCATCGTCCCTGGGCAAAGAATGGCTGAAATGCGCTAGATTGGATGAGATCGAATGGATTCTCAAG ACCCGAACACACTTTGGGTTCCATTTCCGTACAGCTTATGTATCTGTGATTTACTTCGATCGGTACCTTTCAAGAAAACCCATTGCT AATGGGAAATTTTGGGCTGTTCGATTATTATCAGTGGCGTGTTTGTCTTTAGCGGCAAAGATGGAAGAGCGTACAGCACCCGCACTATCTGCATATCCAGCGGAATCCGGTTTTGGAAGCAGTGCGATTCAGAGAATGGAATTGCAAGTCTTGAATGCCTTGGAATGGAGAATGGCTTCAATCACTCCCTTTGTTTACATCCATTACTTTATCAAAAAATTTGTTGATGAATCTAATCTGAAAGATCTAGTCCCTACCGCTGTGGATTTTATGATGACTGTAATTAAAG ATATCAATTTGATGGATAATCGAGCATTAGTAATTGCTGCAGCCGCAGTCTTAGCAACATTTGATACCCAATTATCTAGAACAGCCGTGGAGCTGAAGATAAGCTTGATCCCATCATGGGAGTCGATAGAAATT GAACATATATTTTCTTGTTATAAGTTAATGCGGCAAATAGAGATGGCAAAAATTAAGTCACCCAAATCAGTGATTTCACCGAAGTTGTTGGCAACACATTCAAGCTCTGCTGGTGATAACGATAACTCTTCCATCATCACAACTGTGGGCGCTAAAAGAAAACTCACATTCAATAACCACGATAATGTCGGTTACATAAAATCATTCAAAAATAGTTGA